DNA from Asanoa sp. WMMD1127:
TGGACCGACTCAAGAGCATGGCCGGCAAGCACGACGACAAGGTCGACAAGGGCCTCGACAAGGCCGGCGACAAGCTCAACGAGCGCACCGGCAACAAGTACCAGGACCACATCGACAAGGGTGTGGACGAGGCACAGCGCCGCACCGG
Protein-coding regions in this window:
- a CDS encoding antitoxin → MDRLKSMAGKHDDKVDKGLDKAGDKLNERTGNKYQDHIDKGVDEAQRRTGGGDTMGGDTMPPADPMR